A stretch of Brassica napus cultivar Da-Ae chromosome C6, Da-Ae, whole genome shotgun sequence DNA encodes these proteins:
- the LOC106422548 gene encoding uncharacterized protein LOC106422548 codes for MGSWVWRKLLKLRPVSRQFIRMEVHKGQTVRFWIDPWHPLGRLIDITGAVGTQKLGIHRSARVCEVWDGITWNFRRCRDRQLCNMIQQIEQHHLDFDLSTPDIVLWKNNSSDYREWFSAVDTWHLIRPMRPTQDWSKVLWFPQGMPRFSFITCLAVRNRLSTGDRMRVWGHIQGCLFCGEPNEFWDHFFFACPYTFMVWIEVVGTLLGRDPEPDWENTLDHLTHHRFDFLTSILV; via the coding sequence ATGGGATCATGGGTATGGCGGAAGCTACTGAAGCTCCGGCCGGTTTCACGGCAGTTCATTCGTATGGAGGTTCATAAGGGTCAAACGGTTAGATTCTGGATAGATCCTTGGCACCCTTTGGGCCGACTAATAGATATCACTGGTGCAGTTGGTACCCAGAAGCTTGGTATTCACAGATCAGCCCGAGTATGTGAAGTATGGGATGGGATTACATGGAACTTCCGCAGATGCCGTGATAGGCAGTTATGCAATATGATCCAACAGATCGAGCAACACCATTTGGATTTTGATCTCTCAACCCCTGATATAGTCTTGTGGAAGAATAACTCGTCTGATTATCGGGAGTGGTTTTCAGCAGTGGATACATGGCACTTAATTAGGCCTATGCGTCCTACACAGGATTGGAGTAAAGTGCTTTGGTTCCCTCAGGGAATGCCTAGGTTCTCCTTTATAACATGTCTTGCTGTGAGAAATAGACTATCTACGGGGGATCGTATGAGGGTTTGGGGTCACATTCAGGGTTGTCTCTTCTGTGGTGAACCAAATGAGTTTTGGGACCACTTTTTCTTTGCTTGCCCTTACACTTTTATGGTTTGGATTGAGGTGGTAGGAACTTTGTTGGGAAGAGATCCGGAGCCGGACTGGGAGAACACTTTGGATCACTTGACACACCACCGGTTTGATTTCCTTACTTCCATCCTCGTATGA